The sequence TCTTTTCGCCCTCCTTAAAATGCTCATTTTCATATTCAAAAGCTGATAGGGCCTCTCTAACATTACGCTCAATGTCGTCTTCCAAGTGCAGATTTCCCGGACCGAATTTAACATTGTTTAAGGAAGCCACAAAATCTATATAGCTTTCGGGTTTAAGCCTTTGGAGTGCTTGACTGAAATTATTAAAATTCAACCAGAACATCTGTATTTTTTCTCGATTTAACGGGCTAAATGTCCGTAGTGATTTTACATCGAAAACAATCTCCCCTTTATGATCCCCCCGTGGTTTATCAAATGGTTTTGTGTAGAGGAAAACACCAGAACCTATGATATGAGATTTAAACTGAAAAAGAGCGACGGTGCCCTCTGGTGCATTTAATGCCCTGTGGCGATACCAATAAGCACCATTTCGTTCCTCAGAAACCAGCACACCTAAAATAAATTTTTCTTGGACATCACTGATACTGTTTAAATTTTCATCTTTAAATTCATTTGGTGACATTGGCAAAATTCGGACTTCTGGTGGTATCATATGATCAATGTTGAGTTGTTTGCGAATACGTTCAGCTAAAGCAGGAGCATATGTAGTATTGGATATTTTTTCTGCCAAAATAGCCGGATCAGAATTCCTAAAATCATTTGATTCTGGTACCATCCCCTTCGCTAACCAAAATCGTATAACCTTTTCGGAATCAATGATCTCCCGGTAGGAGCAGGTACGGTAATTTCCATTTTGGAATTTAAGACCTATAGATTGATCATCCACAGTTTCAATTATTGGTGTTAATGTCTTTTTTTCAGGATCTATTAGATGGCCTTTCCAACCTTTAACGTATCTTCGAATCTGGCTCTCGATGAGCGATATAGGTTCTGGTTCATTATTCAGTTCAACCAGGTATCCATACCACTTCCTGCTTCCCTTTCTATCGAGTGGCTTTACCATATTGATCTCCGTGAGACAGAATTTATTAGATCGGATATTTGAACCTTCAATATATTCTTTTTGTTGTCACCAATGTGCGCCTCAAAATTTGTTACTAACATTTAGCCATAGCCTTAAAGTGCTCTGGATATCCCGATTTTTCAAAGACAAGCCTCAATCCTTCTCTAAAGATGGCATAGTCGAACTCTTTCATATCAATAATGTTCTGACCAAGAGAGTGCGACTCTCTATTGATATATCGACAGAATGCCTGAAATTTGTTGTCTTGAAGCTCGGGCATTTGAAAAACATTGTTCAGATCCTTCTTGCGTACAAAGTTAAAAAAGTACTCGACTATATTGCGCATGCAATTTGCGATAAGAGCGGGAGGTTGACTTTGATCATTTACCAATGACCAATACGCCTGGTAATCATTTTGAATTTCTTCATACTTCATCTCTTGTATTACGCTACCGGAGGAAGGTTTTGAAAGCCTAAATAGCTTCTGTGTCTTCTCTCTGCGATCGTGGTTAGGGTCTGTAAGTTCATAGAAAAAATAGAGGCTATGCGTCAAGACAATTACCTGACAGAAGCGATCCCCTCTAAAGAACACTGAGCGAATCAATTGTCCAATATTGAAGATGAAGACATGAGACAGGCTGGAGATGGGATCATCTATCACAACAATGCGCTTTGCATGAGTGTCCTCAGTGCTTGATTTCCCCTTGCAAAGTTCACAAAAGTATAAGAAGCTGATCATCATTTTCTCGCCCTCGCTGAGCGAGTGGAACGTATCCTCGGACTCATCGGCGCGTACTACCCGATAGAGTCTTTCCGAATGTTTTTGCACGCTGAAGTTGTCTATGCCTATGTCCAACAAGCCAGCGTTAATTGAGTCTACAGCAGCATCTACATTCACCGTCTGCTTTTGTGCTTCTGTGATCTCCTTCTTTACCTTCGTTAGATCGGCGTTGGTGTTACCGATCTCGGTATCAATGCCTTTGAGCTTCTGGCTAGTGGCTTGTCGGTCTTGTTCAAATCTCGATATCGTTTGGTCGTACTGCCATCGCATAAGGAACCAAAATTCTTCTTTCAACTTAGCGATTTCAGCTTCGCGATTCTGCAATTTGGTATTGTATTCGTCTATTGTCTGATTTATCGAGGCGACTTCTTCATTGAATTCCGCAACCATTACTTTTGTATCGGACAATGAAATTACGGTCTTCGGATTTTTGACTTTCTTTTCGAGTTCTTCAATATTTTTGCGCATAGCAGCAACAAGTAATTGATACTTGGTAGAAAATACGCTTTTACGTTCCAATGCAAATGGATGGCCAGTAAATTGACCAATCTCTGGTAGGGCTTCGATGGCGGTATGATAATTCTTTTGTAGTCCGACCAGCTCATTTATCTGATTTTGATAGCTCGTATCGAAATAAGACTTCACATTCTCAATAAACTTGGTAGTAATAGTTGATTCTTGACAGAAGGGGCATTGCACTTCAGAATCACCTATGCCATCAGGCAGGTACGCAAGCCCCTGATTGACCCAATCCGCATTCCCTAATCCCTCTATCAGGGCAGCAACTTCGCTATCGGTGTTGCCGAGTATGGATGTGCCAAGAAGCTGATTTGTCTCGACTGCATGAGCTTGGAATAACAGCATACCCAAACGCTGTTGGGGCTGAGTATCATCGCCCTTGAGCGTTTCTACTTCTTTGCGAAGTGTCTGCACGCCCCTTTCTGGCTCATTCGCAGGTTTCGAGAGACCTTGCAGGTGAGCGAACAGCTTCTCCTTTTGGCCCTTCAAACCCTCGAGACAATACTCAAGAACCCGATCTCCACCAGCATAGGTCTTTTTTATGCTCCAGACTTCTTCTGTAGCTCGTTGTTTTTGCGTGGCAAATTCTTGAGTTGCCTGTTCTTTAGCGGCCCGCTTTGATTGCAGAGATTGTTCTAACTCCGCTTGTTTTTTTGTTGCTTCAGCGATCTTCTGTTCAGCGGCCTTATTTTCCTTCGACAGGCTGAAAATTCCTTTCAGATTGTCTGCAACGAAGAAATTGTCGCGTATAAACTTCTGGTTATAGACAAGGATCGGGATAGATTGATCTCGCGTTTTTTTGCAATGTAAAAATGCAGATTCGGTTGGCTCATAAAGGAAGTTTGATATCGTCGATTTACCGGTACCGTTGAGGCCATAAACCAGATTGATCTTTTTGTCGGTTTCAAGTGACGTCGCATGCTTGAAGCTCGCAACCGCATCCATATATATCTGAGTAATCACTTATCGCAGCCTCCCCTGCAAAGAAAATAACGACCGGAATCACCGAGAATGTAGTTGTTAACAGTCACTTTCTAATATATTTTCAATTACTTCAAGGATTGTATCTTCAATATTTTTTACCAAATAATTTTCCCATTTTGCGTATTGACGTGAATACCATTTAGGAATTTTATTTTTCCAATCTTTCTCTTTGGTGTCTTCTCCTATCCAACAAGAAATGTTTTCTTCTAATAGCTCCCGAACCAAATGATCGGTTTCCTGTGTAGTTGAGCTCTTTAGCACCTTTGAGGCTAGTCGCATTTGCGGGTAATGGGATCGTCTTCCACTATCAACAAATGATAAAAATATTTTGGTCAAAAATTCTTTAGTTTCTTTGTCAAGCGACTCCCATATGGGCAAAGTAATTTCTGCCAAAGTGTTTTCTGAATAATAGTCTCCTGTATGCTTATCCCATTGTCTTTGAAGCCTCTTCCCCAATTTAGTTCGGAAAGGTTTATTTAAAAATTGAAACCTGGTACTGAAAATATCGTATAAATCTAAAATATTTGATTTAATAAAGTCTGTTGAGACCTGATCAAAAAACGCTTTATCCGCATTGGTTTCTTTGCTATGAAATTTAGTTAGACATTCTTTACATAAGCAA comes from uncultured Desulfobacter sp. and encodes:
- a CDS encoding HNH endonuclease; amino-acid sequence: MVKPLDRKGSRKWYGYLVELNNEPEPISLIESQIRRYVKGWKGHLIDPEKKTLTPIIETVDDQSIGLKFQNGNYRTCSYREIIDSEKVIRFWLAKGMVPESNDFRNSDPAILAEKISNTTYAPALAERIRKQLNIDHMIPPEVRILPMSPNEFKDENLNSISDVQEKFILGVLVSEERNGAYWYRHRALNAPEGTVALFQFKSHIIGSGVFLYTKPFDKPRGDHKGEIVFDVKSLRTFSPLNREKIQMFWLNFNNFSQALQRLKPESYIDFVASLNNVKFGPGNLHLEDDIERNVREALSAFEYENEHFKEGEKKYRYTSFYERDPKLRAEAVKFHGKAGVRCKVCGFDFEATYGSRGKGFIEVHHLKAVSSLGGSTNVNPETDMVLVCSNCHRMIHRKKDEILTIDQLKKLLI
- a CDS encoding AAA family ATPase codes for the protein MITQIYMDAVASFKHATSLETDKKINLVYGLNGTGKSTISNFLYEPTESAFLHCKKTRDQSIPILVYNQKFIRDNFFVADNLKGIFSLSKENKAAEQKIAEATKKQAELEQSLQSKRAAKEQATQEFATQKQRATEEVWSIKKTYAGGDRVLEYCLEGLKGQKEKLFAHLQGLSKPANEPERGVQTLRKEVETLKGDDTQPQQRLGMLLFQAHAVETNQLLGTSILGNTDSEVAALIEGLGNADWVNQGLAYLPDGIGDSEVQCPFCQESTITTKFIENVKSYFDTSYQNQINELVGLQKNYHTAIEALPEIGQFTGHPFALERKSVFSTKYQLLVAAMRKNIEELEKKVKNPKTVISLSDTKVMVAEFNEEVASINQTIDEYNTKLQNREAEIAKLKEEFWFLMRWQYDQTISRFEQDRQATSQKLKGIDTEIGNTNADLTKVKKEITEAQKQTVNVDAAVDSINAGLLDIGIDNFSVQKHSERLYRVVRADESEDTFHSLSEGEKMMISFLYFCELCKGKSSTEDTHAKRIVVIDDPISSLSHVFIFNIGQLIRSVFFRGDRFCQVIVLTHSLYFFYELTDPNHDRREKTQKLFRLSKPSSGSVIQEMKYEEIQNDYQAYWSLVNDQSQPPALIANCMRNIVEYFFNFVRKKDLNNVFQMPELQDNKFQAFCRYINRESHSLGQNIIDMKEFDYAIFREGLRLVFEKSGYPEHFKAMAKC